In the genome of Arachis hypogaea cultivar Tifrunner chromosome 9, arahy.Tifrunner.gnm2.J5K5, whole genome shotgun sequence, the window TGATCCATCTGTGAGTTACTGGTGTTGAGATCCTCACGCAAGGATTCAACAGTCTGTTGCCACTCTCTTTTCTCCCTTTGGTAGCGGTCTTCAAGCTCTCTATATTTAGCGGCATATTGTTCAACTTCCCTATTGAGTATTATGATTCGTTCTCTAAGATCCAAAACATCAGCGCTGGTGGTCGTGGTTGGCCCATCAACTCGAGGCCGCACCATGGAAGAGTCCCTTACCTCACCCATGCCATATACCCTACCTCTTCGTTTTCCACCCACTGTCTCAATCCATATTCTTTCCTCAGAGACAGGCGGTGGATCAATTACACCAGCCTCTATAGCAGCCTGCCGCTCTTGCTCAGCCTGAAACATACGCTCTTGAAATATATCCTACAATGAGGAGAAatgattgataaactactataaGTATTAATAATGTATAATAATTAGATAACAAAATAGTTACAATTAATAAAGGTAAGTTACCTTTGTCTTTCGGGAGTGTTCATCAACCCATTGAGTCCTATCCTCTTTGCGAGTATGAGTGTGCTCAAAAAACTCATCCATACATGATTGTCTTCCAAGCGAATGATTCTACATAATGTAACCAAATTATCATGTAATATGGGATGTATTGTACTAAGCAATTGATTAAGCAGAAAATAAAACTCAGCAGTTTGCATCAATTCAAGAAGAAACTAGATCAAGATCATTATTAAGAACGGATTTCACTCTCTATTGATTAAGGCTTACCAAAGCATAACCAAATAACCGATTCAATCATATCTATATATGCAGAAGATTTGGAAATAAAATAAGCAAGGAAATTCGTGTAGAACCTTACTACTAATGATAAACCTCATGAAAATCAATGCAACTTCAGGAGATGTATTAAGTTTTAATAACTAAAGGGAAGGGAAGAAAAAACAATCAAAATGCAAGAGAATAGCTTGAATAAACAATTGGTACCTAAACAAATACTGAActacataataaattatttactTCTATATGTGGTAGTAATGCCATACCCATGTAGAAAAACAGCAACAATGTCTACTCTTAGATGATTGATTTAGTGGCTGAAAGTTTCACAACTGAATTAAAAATAGCAACAGCAATCAAGTAGCACAGGTTCCCATGAAGTGCATTAAGtgcattaagtgaccaaggaagtGAATCATAGGCCCCGGACTACTCTAGATTCACTAAGCCTAGATCAGGGACAACCTTGTTTGCAATTCTAATAGATTCACTAGGGACAACCAAATCTAATATCTAATAATTAGTAGGAATTATAAAGCAGGCTATCTACTGTGTCCTTTCTATGTATAGTTCATGCAAatacatattatttattttatcaatttatattcaAATTctgtataatataaatataaattacaaattcTATAAGCAACTTACCAAGTGTAACCTCGCTTCTGGAAAGGTGGTGCCTCCTGCAGTGTGAAGAGAAGTACCTCAAGTCGATTTCCTGGCAGCTGTATTTCTCGCCTGTAATTGTCTATAGGCATCAGTGTTCCAACGTCTCATCAATTCACCAAGAACTTCTGGTGGGATCTAATATGGACGGGCACCTTTTTTGCGAATGGCATGGAGCATACCTCGCAAGCGCTTGGCAGCCCTAAACCTCCAAGCTTGATAGATATCATCCTCTTCCGTATCAATAATGTCAAagcatttctattttaaaaaaatcattggaATAAAATTTAGCCTCTAAACAGATACAAATTTATTTTGCTGACAAATAAATAACAAGTAATGCTGAGTTTAACAAGTAATAATAATCTAAAGATATCAGAATTCTCTCTAATAGcaaaattatgtaaaatattaggATAAAACGAAAAACAATAATGAGGTTTAGATAATACAATCATGTAGTGAAAATCATCTAAATATGCTGATCTTTTTTCTAGTTCGAGTTGAGTGCCTAGTTTCATCTAAGACAATGTTGAAAAAATTaaggtaataattaaattaaagaaagctattAATTTAGATTGTGGACATAATCCTTCAGAGCTCAAAAGCCACAACTTTAGGTCTATGGTACAATTATACATAAGCCATCAATTTAAAGGACAAGAATACGACTAATCTATAGTACTTTTGGTTTACtttgtaataataatttaagCTAAATCTAAAGATAATTTAAGCTTTATCCTGCAACTAGTTTCAATTTGCAATGCACAGTTGCACATATACACACACACTTGCTCTCTCTCATAAGTCACTTTTAGTCATAAATTAGGGAAAAGCAAGCAAGTAGACAGATAGCTACGCTCTCTCAACACTAACACCACACTCAAACACACCCacacaccctctctctctctctctatctctctctcataccacatagaaaataattaaaaaaaagtgaaacAGAGAAGCATAATAATAGATATGCATAACTTTGTACACAACTACACGTGATTGGGCTAGTCACAAGTTTAATAGTACTATTGTCGAGAATCCAATGGGTGTCATGTTTGATGTTTGTgaagatttaaattcaaatcaaaggTTTGCACATGGATGGCAGCAGGGGTAAACTTCAACAATATTAGgctttaataatcaaatgaagcAGAAGAGAGTTTATTAAAAAATTGGTGTTCCTTAACGTTACTTGGGAGATTCAGTGATTGAGGCCCCACCACCGTGATCTCAATTAGGACATGTAGGATCTGGTGGTTGCCTCCATTGGAGACATTAATATCACTATACACCCCTTTCCACTTATGTTAGTTTCATTAACTCATTCATTATTACTTCACGCAAAGACTTAAAAGTAGAAGCAAAAACAACCAACACTTGCAGTTGCAGGGATGTCCAGAAAAATACACCTTTGAAATCAATTATCTCACAGTAGATACAGATTAGAATGCTGATAAGAGGAACAACTTAAATTCAGGAaaccaaaataaacaaaaaatataataagaacaatTGAATTAATTAAGTCATTAACACAGTAATAAGTTAATAACATTACAACAAAAAATACGTAAAACAAGGTAGATAAAATTTACCCTCCACTCCGTCCACCATATTTTTCGAATATCATCATCTGCCTCATCAAAACTCAGCCAAGGCTTGTTGTAGTTTTCCTTAAAAACCTGAGAAATACGCTTCAATCCAAGCTTAGGTGGGTGCCAACTacatcaaaaaccaaaaaaatgatAATGACATATTACTTAGTAAAAATGAGACATgctattcataaaatttaaagcaAATAACAAACCATTTGGCACCATCATATCTAAGCTTTGGAGCACTTGTGCTGGAGTGACCAGTGGCAGTGGATGCTCCTTGACCATGAGCATCTTGGTTACTATTAGATGTGGTTTGTCTTTCCCCACAAGATCCTGGTCGACTAGGAGCTTCAATAGCTGGATCACTCTGCACACCATGTGAGGCAGTATTGGAAGGTTCATTGGCTTGTTGAGTGCATGATCTTGGCACACCCGGAGTAGGCATCATTTGTATCTGAGGCTCCTGATGGGAGGGGGTAGTAGTAGCAATAGGTGGCGGTCTCCCATTGGTTGGAGCAGTCGTGTCGGATGATGACCCAACGAGAGAGTATGGATCCGCATGCAAGTCAAGGGGCTGACCAGTAGAAAGCCTAGGCCTCCCCTTTCGGCCTCGGCCACGGCCACGGCCGCGATCTCCGTCTCTACCAACAATATCCTGTACACATTAAAATAAGCAAGTTATTATCCATACTAGTTAAAGTAAAATGCAATTAAAGTAAAATCAGCTAGTAGTGTCATCAGCTAGTAGTAAAATACTTTTGCGGATTTGAATTCAGTAAAGAGTAGGAAGAGTAGGAAGAGTAGGAAGGAAAATGCATGGGAAGGAAGAGTAGGAAGATGAGTACTAACCCTGCACTGCCAGCTCATTGAAGCAGCAGCAGCAAGAGAAGTATTAGCAAATATGCAATTAAAGTAAAATAAGCTAGTAGTGTCATCAGCTAGTAGTAAAAAGTAGCGTGTTTTGGGAGATATGCCACAAATGAGTGAAGGGTAAATAATATAGCAGAAGCagatttttctttaataaaaaaaagtgaaattgggtaaagaataaaaattgtaatttaatttagaaaaatgTCGAAAAATGCATGCTTCAAAGTTTAAAGGAATCAATGGCTGAGAGTTCTTAAAGTCAAGGTTCAAGAGTCTTAAAAGTAAATTAACAAATTTGCAAACTAAGAATTTACAACTAAAACCTCAATCCGAGAATTCTAAACTTCCATCATCATCAATGTAAGCATCATCGTCATCATAGTTCTCAATGTCATCATCCTCCTCATTATTTACGTTAGGAACCTGGAGGTCAACTACTTGAAGTTGTATCATATCAACATCTCCTGACGTAGATGCTAATGATGGTGGAAACTCGGTTTCTGAAATGATCCTAGCATGTGGAGGCTCATCATTCTGATACACCTCGATTTTAGATTCATTTTGTGCTTCCTTCATTATTTTTCGTGGTTTACATGTCCAATTAGACTTATAGCCTTGTGGATATGGCATGTAATACACTTTTCTAGCTTTTTGTGCAAGGATGAATGGATCGTAACTCCCATATCCCCTAGTGGGTAATACTTCAATTATTTTGTAGTCTTTGTGTCTACGCGTTCCCCGAGGCCTAGTAGGGTCATACCACTCATAGTAAAACAAGGTGACTCTTAAACTAACAAGACTTGGATATTCAACAATCAAAATCTCTTTAAGAGTACCGTACCAATCAGATGCATCATTCCCTCCATCACCTTTAACATATATGCCTGTATTATCTGTCTTCTTTCCAGTTGCATGCTCAGGAGCATGAAATCTATACCCATTAACCTTGAACATACCAACACTCGTGGCCCTAGTTTTTGGCCCGAATGCTAAACTCAATAAATGAGGACAAGTTATGCCATTACTGGGATTTTTTACCTGATTTTGTCAAACAAAATATAGTATTTAGAAAAACAAGATTTACTTTGAGATATTTTGATACAGTCAACAAAATGTAAAAACTTACACGCTCACGGAACCATGATGGAAAGTTGGATAAAGAATTATTGCTCCCATGGATCTGCTCGTATTGACTTCTAAATGTATCGACTTCAGGACAATTCAACAAGATATGTAAATGAGCGGCTTTCATTTCGATACTAGTTAACCATCTGTCTTTGTTGGCTCCCCCAGCAATACCCGGTTGA includes:
- the LOC112711065 gene encoding uncharacterized protein produces the protein MDEFFEHTHTRKEDRTQWVDEHSRKTKDIFQERMFQAEQERQAAIEAGVIDPPPVSEERIWIETVGGKRRGRVYGMGEVRDSSMVRPRVDGPTTTTSADVLDLRERIIILNREVEQYAAKYRELEDRYQREKREWQQTVESLREDLNTSNSQMDQFSHQLSSLTEYVRAMGPSSSGSRVPPPPPFTFPSSQKSTAPAPGRKLPPILQRPEQPQSSQREDDSDDFDDSDDYLDEYE